A genomic stretch from Candidatus Eisenbacteria bacterium includes:
- a CDS encoding IS3 family transposase (programmed frameshift): MRKSKFTEEQIAFVLRQAETGTRVVEVCRKVGISEQTFFRWKRKYGGLGISELRRLRQLEEENRRLKRMVADLSLDKQMLQDVLFKKALRPAQKRERVEHLQEAYRVSERRACAVVEIWRASHRYRSRRRDDVALRMRIREIAETRVRYGYLRIHVLLRREGWCVNHKRVYRIYREESLNLRRRRPRRHVTGSRRMDRPVVEYPNACWSMDFVVDSLFNGRRFRALTVVDNYSRECLAIEAGQNITGAEVVAVMRRLVKKRGVPDRLRCDNWSEFISKVLDKWAYEHGVTMDFSRPGKPGDNAMIESFNGTFRDECLDVNWFLSMEDVRERIERWREEYNMFRPHSSLGDLTPRQFAEQFAVSSQGQKTLLLAG, translated from the exons ATGAGGAAGTCGAAGTTTACGGAGGAGCAGATTGCGTTTGTTTTGCGTCAGGCTGAGACGGGGACTCGAGTGGTGGAGGTTTGCCGGAAGGTGGGGATCAGTGAGCAGACGTTCTTTCGGTGGAAGAGGAAGTACGGGGGGTTGGGGATTTCGGAGCTCAGGCGTTTGAGGCAGCTGGAGGAGGAGAACCGTCGGCTGAAGCGTATGGTGGCGGACCTGAGCCTGGATAAGCAGATGTTGCAGGATGTGCTGT TCAAAAAAGCTCTGAGGCCAGCCCAGAAGCGAGAGCGCGTGGAGCATCTGCAAGAGGCGTATCGGGTGAGTGAGCGGCGGGCATGTGCGGTGGTGGAGATATGGCGGGCGTCACATCGGTACAGGTCACGCAGGAGAGACGATGTGGCTTTGCGGATGCGGATTCGGGAGATTGCGGAGACGAGGGTCCGGTACGGATATCTTCGCATTCATGTCTTGCTACGGCGTGAGGGCTGGTGCGTCAATCACAAGCGGGTGTATCGGATCTACCGCGAGGAGAGTCTGAACTTGCGCCGCAGACGTCCCCGTCGACATGTGACGGGGAGCCGTCGGATGGATCGGCCCGTGGTGGAGTATCCAAACGCGTGTTGGAGCATGGATTTTGTCGTGGACAGTCTTTTCAATGGTCGGCGGTTTCGGGCGTTAACGGTAGTGGACAATTATAGTCGTGAGTGCCTGGCGATTGAAGCCGGACAAAACATCACGGGAGCGGAAGTCGTCGCGGTCATGCGGCGGCTCGTGAAGAAGCGAGGCGTTCCTGATCGCTTACGATGCGACAATTGGAGTGAGTTTATTTCTAAGGTTTTGGACAAGTGGGCCTATGAACATGGAGTCACGATGGATTTCTCTAGGCCCGGCAAGCCCGGTGACAACGCGATGATCGAGTCATTCAATGGAACGTTTCGGGATGAATGCCTGGACGTGAATTGGTTCTTGTCAATGGAGGACGTTCGAGAAAGAATAGAGAGGTGGCGCGAGGAGTATAACATGTTTCGACCTCATAGCTCGCTCGGTGATTTGACGCCACGGCAGTTCGCCGAGCAGTTCGCTGTGAGCTCGCAAGGTCAGAAAACTCTACTTTTGGCTGGA
- a CDS encoding branched-chain amino acid ABC transporter permease: MNYILHILIMMSIYLILALSLNLIVGFTGLLSMCHAAFYGIGAYISTLLIMNAHIGFVPALALAVIGAMLLSLTISVPSLRLKGDYFVLAALGFQIIVFTILYNWIGLTRGPYGIPGIPRPAILGLEFGSLGLFLLLSAVIAAICIGLLHLIGNSPFGRVLKAIREDEMAAAALGKDIPRFKVVAFAIGAGFAAVSGSLFAGYMGYIDPTSFTLMESVFILSIIIIGGTGNIVGPLIGTVLMILLPEILRFVRMPDAIAANVRQIIYGLLIILIMRFRPRGLLGEYKFQ, from the coding sequence ATGAATTACATCTTGCATATCTTGATCATGATGTCAATCTACCTAATCCTCGCACTTTCGCTCAATCTTATAGTCGGTTTCACCGGCCTGCTCTCGATGTGTCATGCTGCATTCTACGGTATCGGTGCATATATCAGTACGCTTCTGATTATGAACGCTCACATTGGATTTGTACCGGCCTTGGCGCTCGCGGTGATTGGCGCGATGCTACTCAGCTTGACGATTTCGGTTCCGTCGCTACGGCTGAAAGGCGATTATTTTGTCCTTGCCGCTCTTGGCTTTCAGATCATTGTCTTTACCATTCTCTATAATTGGATCGGGTTGACGCGCGGGCCGTATGGCATACCCGGAATTCCGCGGCCAGCCATCCTGGGCCTGGAGTTTGGCTCACTTGGGTTATTCTTGCTCTTGAGCGCAGTGATCGCCGCGATCTGCATCGGACTGCTACATCTGATCGGCAATTCGCCGTTTGGGCGAGTCCTGAAAGCGATCCGGGAAGATGAGATGGCTGCCGCGGCTCTGGGTAAGGACATACCTCGATTCAAAGTAGTCGCATTTGCCATTGGTGCAGGCTTCGCTGCGGTCTCCGGTTCGCTATTCGCCGGCTATATGGGTTACATCGATCCCACGAGCTTCACGCTCATGGAGTCGGTTTTCATCCTCTCGATCATCATAATCGGCGGCACCGGCAATATCGTCGGCCCGCTCATCGGCACCGTCCTGATGATTCTGCTGCCGGAGATTCTGCGTTTTGTCCGGATGCCCGATGCGATTGCGGCCAATGTCCGGCAGATTATCTACGGCCTGTTGATCATCCTGATCATGAGATTTCGGCCTCGGGGACTGCTTGGGGAGTACAAGTTCCAATGA
- a CDS encoding ABC transporter ATP-binding protein, which translates to MTILELKSITKFFGGVCAVDHVSMGFRQGRITGLIGPNGAGKTTIFNLISGFLYPDEGKTCYCGSPITGLAPWQIARMGIGRAFQDVHLFMRMKVLDNVLVGFQRQTGENPLMALLARPKVNREEKSRYGKTMELLRFVGLADKADDMAENLSYGQQKLLSIARLLAADADVMLLDEPTAGVNPTMVGSLLDVIRKLTQNGKTVIFIEHNMNVVIDIADWVYFLDEGQVTAFGQPNEVLCDPEVRRAYIGI; encoded by the coding sequence ATGACGATCCTCGAACTCAAGAGCATCACGAAATTCTTTGGTGGTGTCTGTGCCGTGGATCATGTCTCAATGGGCTTCCGACAAGGGCGCATCACCGGTCTAATTGGCCCCAACGGCGCAGGCAAGACCACTATCTTTAACCTGATCAGCGGCTTCTTGTATCCTGATGAAGGAAAGACCTGCTACTGCGGGAGTCCAATCACCGGTCTTGCCCCGTGGCAGATTGCCAGGATGGGAATCGGTCGGGCGTTCCAGGATGTTCATCTGTTCATGCGCATGAAGGTGCTTGATAACGTACTCGTGGGATTTCAGAGACAGACGGGTGAGAATCCGTTGATGGCGCTGCTCGCAAGGCCGAAAGTGAACCGCGAAGAGAAGAGTCGTTACGGTAAGACAATGGAGTTGCTCCGGTTCGTTGGCCTGGCTGATAAGGCTGACGATATGGCTGAGAACCTGTCCTATGGTCAGCAGAAACTTTTGTCTATCGCCCGGCTGCTCGCAGCGGATGCGGACGTTATGCTTCTTGACGAACCCACTGCTGGTGTGAATCCGACGATGGTCGGTAGCCTACTAGATGTCATTCGCAAACTCACGCAGAATGGCAAGACGGTCATCTTCATCGAACACAACATGAATGTCGTGATTGACATTGCCGACTGGGTCTATTTTCTTGACGAAGGTCAGGTTACAGCCTTTGGCCAGCCCAATGAAGTGCTCTGTGATCCGGAAGTAAGAAGGGCATACATCGGGATCTGA
- a CDS encoding sigma-54 dependent transcriptional regulator, with the protein MSISMNGSNLKLLIVDDDANLTAAMQRALRNDFEVICAANSTQGLEALGQNPDIVLLDIRLDESENTTGVQLLKELRRLRPEIPILMISAYGDMDTAIECMRLGAVDFVKKPADIKELRQRLNRAVENARVSRKVAQLEERLRQIEPLELIGETPAMLEAKRLIQLVAQDGYVTVLITGETGTGKEMVARAIHRNGWRAAEPFVPVAISSLNPSIIESELFGHEAGAFTDAKEKRIGFIEKARGGVLFLDEIGDLPEQLQLKLLRFLEDRSFTRAGSTHEIKVDVQIVAATNRDLIQAVAEGRIRKDFYYRLRSVEISLPPLRERLNDLPALARHLLCLFVRQGRTRVSDIEDEAFEVLKQFSWPGNVRELKAALERAVIYANQRGQTRIRKDDLPLDVLRAPETKACEFVRTTMVAGKTTVDLDLEVARTELFYVEDALKKSGERKSEAWRLLDLNDRFALRRRVLALLGKYPELAGEYPTTAKLYGKDCGTTGT; encoded by the coding sequence ATGTCAATTTCCATGAATGGATCGAACCTCAAGCTCCTGATAGTAGATGACGATGCGAACCTGACCGCAGCAATGCAACGGGCCTTGCGGAACGACTTCGAGGTCATATGCGCAGCAAATTCGACTCAGGGCCTGGAAGCGCTCGGGCAAAACCCGGATATCGTCCTACTTGATATCCGGCTTGACGAGTCCGAAAACACCACTGGCGTTCAACTGCTGAAAGAGCTCAGACGGTTACGTCCTGAGATTCCGATTCTGATGATCAGTGCTTATGGTGACATGGACACGGCGATTGAATGTATGCGCCTAGGTGCGGTGGACTTTGTGAAGAAACCAGCCGACATTAAGGAACTGAGGCAGCGGTTGAATCGGGCAGTAGAGAATGCCAGAGTCTCGCGCAAGGTCGCCCAACTGGAAGAACGCCTTCGGCAGATTGAGCCATTGGAGTTGATTGGGGAGACGCCGGCAATGCTGGAGGCGAAGCGACTGATTCAACTGGTGGCGCAGGATGGATATGTCACAGTATTGATTACGGGGGAGACGGGAACAGGCAAGGAGATGGTGGCCCGGGCGATTCATCGGAATGGCTGGCGGGCCGCCGAACCCTTCGTACCGGTGGCGATTTCGTCACTCAATCCTAGCATCATCGAAAGTGAATTGTTCGGACATGAAGCGGGGGCGTTCACGGATGCGAAAGAAAAACGTATTGGTTTCATTGAGAAGGCGCGTGGCGGGGTCCTCTTCTTGGATGAGATCGGCGATCTACCGGAACAGCTGCAGCTTAAACTGCTACGTTTTCTCGAAGACCGCTCGTTCACCAGGGCCGGAAGCACTCACGAGATTAAAGTCGACGTTCAGATTGTGGCCGCGACCAACCGCGACCTGATACAAGCCGTTGCCGAAGGGCGAATTCGCAAAGACTTCTACTATCGTCTCAGAAGCGTGGAGATCTCGTTGCCACCTTTGCGCGAACGCCTGAACGACCTGCCTGCTCTCGCCCGCCATCTTCTGTGTCTGTTTGTGCGCCAGGGCCGCACCCGCGTGAGTGACATCGAGGACGAGGCGTTCGAGGTGCTGAAGCAGTTTAGCTGGCCTGGAAATGTCCGTGAACTGAAAGCCGCGCTTGAAAGGGCTGTGATTTATGCTAACCAACGTGGGCAAACCCGCATCAGAAAGGATGATCTGCCGTTGGATGTCTTGCGGGCTCCAGAGACAAAGGCATGTGAATTTGTTAGAACCACCATGGTTGCAGGAAAGACGACGGTTGATCTTGATCTGGAGGTGGCTCGAACTGAGCTGTTCTACGTGGAAGACGCGCTTAAGAAATCGGGTGAGCGCAAGTCCGAAGCCTGGCGACTTCTTGACCTCAATGACCGTTTCGCTCTTCGTCGCCGGGTCCTGGCGCTGCTTGGTAAGTACCCCGAGTTGGCTGGCGAATACCCAACAACCGCGAAGCTTTACGGCAAAGATTGTGGCACCACGGGCACCTAG
- a CDS encoding ABC transporter substrate-binding protein, producing the protein MKNKKLWYLVGATLLVFCSAVIGLNCTGKSGTIKVGAILPLTGPTSDIGEWQRKGIEAAQAEINENGGVSGRKIEVSFEDSKGQAKDGVTAFGKLADVDKVPVIISALSSVANAVVPLTLKSRIPTMLIAVSYPGITKQSEWVVRDHPGSDDEALIMGDFMMHALKLKNIVALYCNDDFGIGSFEALKSTLQTYGGNIVWSDSYTLDQGDFKNIAAKAKSYNPEGIYIIGYTKAGVLLAKQLRELGYKGILAAPMAMSIPAFIALSAGSLEGAYFTSPAFSLDSQEPAARAFIERFHKMYNSDPNVFAGFAYDGMMMVATAMKNKGYSAQEIKDGLMELKDYPGAMGTLSVRSDRNIKFPLSIVKLDKGKLSPANVR; encoded by the coding sequence GTGAAGAACAAGAAACTGTGGTATCTGGTCGGTGCGACTCTCCTCGTTTTTTGCAGCGCGGTGATTGGCTTGAACTGCACTGGAAAGTCCGGCACCATAAAGGTTGGTGCCATATTGCCCTTAACAGGTCCGACTTCCGACATCGGTGAGTGGCAAAGGAAGGGCATCGAGGCCGCACAAGCAGAGATCAACGAAAATGGTGGTGTGAGTGGTCGGAAGATAGAGGTTTCATTCGAGGACAGTAAGGGTCAGGCGAAGGATGGCGTGACCGCTTTCGGGAAACTCGCAGACGTTGACAAAGTCCCAGTGATCATCTCGGCCCTAAGTTCCGTGGCGAATGCTGTCGTGCCTCTTACCTTGAAGTCACGGATTCCGACAATGCTCATAGCCGTCTCCTACCCCGGGATTACGAAACAAAGCGAGTGGGTCGTACGAGATCATCCAGGCAGCGATGATGAAGCGCTCATAATGGGTGATTTCATGATGCACGCATTGAAGCTGAAGAACATCGTCGCTCTATACTGCAATGATGATTTTGGTATCGGCTCCTTCGAGGCTCTGAAGAGTACCCTTCAGACCTACGGTGGGAACATAGTCTGGTCAGATAGCTATACGTTGGATCAGGGGGACTTCAAGAACATTGCGGCGAAAGCCAAGAGTTACAACCCGGAGGGAATCTACATTATTGGGTATACCAAGGCAGGCGTGCTTCTCGCGAAGCAGTTACGCGAACTAGGTTACAAGGGTATCTTGGCCGCCCCTATGGCCATGTCAATTCCTGCTTTCATTGCGCTCTCTGCTGGTAGCCTTGAAGGGGCGTATTTCACCAGTCCTGCTTTCAGCTTGGACTCCCAGGAACCCGCCGCAAGAGCCTTCATTGAGAGATTCCACAAGATGTACAATAGTGATCCCAATGTCTTCGCCGGCTTCGCGTATGACGGAATGATGATGGTTGCGACAGCTATGAAGAACAAGGGGTATAGTGCCCAAGAGATCAAAGACGGGCTCATGGAGTTGAAGGACTATCCTGGCGCCATGGGGACACTCAGTGTGAGAAGCGATAGGAACATCAAGTTCCCGCTCAGCATCGTGAAACTCGACAAAGGAAAGCTCTCGCCTGCCAATGTGCGATAA
- a CDS encoding radical SAM protein, which produces MLENGPSLDENCTGGAAERSAVPGSIGDAARIMAGYTKANLRVLDAFHMFGVGCPARLRVNVYRGCAFQCRFCYVCNHPHEPRVFSRDIAKYLKKDIETATGLGLPKLPVMVSCSTDPFQPLETDHKYALSVLQTLAHHGFPLVVITQNPQIFLDPEYAAVAQKTPLVVEVTIPSMSAGPAAEGIFHSEAPPASERFSAIAELVSLHVPVRLRLDPIIPRIRDELPGQTVEDIREAVGRYAEIFAKSSSDVSDEMMVISNVMTFDDDVKYKLRYWNDGVASEYSTFFTANEKGEPRQRSDGLRMQVLKRELQEELLQPVVEACSKAQVPLCPCVANAYFCGSRDCVFPAKDVPLSMESELAESRLRGRIRTRFPAASVEEYEKRSLGAAKRFLCEDLEFLTSLSSAAFARSKAFFSGSTFQHAIRERKIREFLENRELISAVLKGLLNLEESETSRLDMSMPCPVLYWIFAPIIRMLNVCSRDKAKPDMMWGSVNFWDPLTESHCATQFLQSDYYKPGDRIFFGRVVRNWLLRPGNDRVHTVTQLFLTDPWNRKIIALARNRNVIPPELCLPPAEASVVCQLELPEVYSEIADWMNKHRPRYEARDRVLGEKESIDSVMEWYLSPIEEEMVSQVSAFCTEFKTKLKDTCNLRIERTEGEVKRFLRVLLVFDLVAPEDWKWLVTYPCLIFTGTPIGGVFLVLRERLDAPVDRLLQHMVSSVFAIPQVMIDKQRVLEQSLRSAVAAIMARNMSHNIGSHVLAGVNMSDSSYGSSMKLFSRYLQERMDFIAGVTAGWAGTTESVWFYGELLNGFLQNVPLLDWLVRSHGYSCGNIHFVMNGQLASRTINDGRSEPIAWYKYYSEKQPIGLDEAPVEDFLVGIPRGRTGCHAFYTILENVMRNSAKYGEKEEDLRVFINCTLDEEKGGWGVEIFDNLSPNIERGGKALAAKINDMIRKPVIDETTGTPNYENMGIVEMKECARLLAGSSADSLYVREDAETRYYIWADEDRKDRLTYKFYLEMPKNLLIVDPRVRAVPAKLGIHKADSQGSLASSNQCYALTILSDKMAKNQESKAWPQWFWPYRVLDGYDVPEQFTKAQVLEEDWKGFILSSYKDWFKTWRAGRQERSDLPERKYHIVISFDGSARESIANRWQGMTQLEDLVHLDVVLTDDESKLLKKLAYCSAGGQVNSIAEHVCRGNDETLVVYDNHEVLSSVFKNEGFSMEHLAIHHSLTGDSEKALKLFALLSSPPKDPFLKDYLILSLLETALAKVLVIDERVAESFIDAGKIDNDRMEHFRKNLGIYIPLSIDFDGSGGPLFVSKPVENAVRDSALQEYQSASLRRRGWAVLNSLTQEEKAREFDIIVIHQGIVDEWIAPRASEPKWYLGGYETGRHVVVTSGRGPFIKHVQKEWPFLDFSVIKANLIDDISKYHLVKALTTAKGGLAR; this is translated from the coding sequence ATGTTAGAAAACGGTCCTTCACTCGATGAAAACTGCACTGGCGGAGCAGCTGAGAGATCTGCAGTACCCGGCAGTATCGGCGATGCGGCTCGAATCATGGCCGGGTACACAAAAGCAAATCTCCGTGTTCTTGATGCCTTTCACATGTTTGGCGTCGGCTGTCCGGCTCGTCTGCGAGTCAACGTGTACCGGGGCTGTGCTTTTCAGTGCAGGTTTTGCTATGTCTGCAATCATCCCCACGAGCCAAGGGTTTTCAGTCGAGACATCGCCAAGTATCTCAAAAAGGATATCGAGACCGCAACAGGTCTGGGCCTGCCCAAACTCCCAGTGATGGTCTCATGTTCAACAGATCCATTTCAGCCTCTTGAGACGGACCACAAATATGCCCTGTCGGTACTGCAGACTCTGGCCCACCATGGCTTCCCGCTGGTGGTCATCACACAGAACCCCCAGATCTTTCTTGACCCTGAATACGCCGCGGTCGCACAAAAGACTCCGCTTGTAGTTGAAGTGACCATTCCATCAATGTCCGCTGGCCCAGCGGCGGAGGGCATCTTCCATAGCGAGGCACCTCCAGCGTCCGAGCGATTCTCGGCCATTGCCGAACTGGTATCGTTGCACGTTCCCGTTAGATTACGACTCGATCCGATCATTCCGAGAATAAGAGATGAGTTGCCAGGACAGACAGTCGAGGACATCCGGGAAGCTGTAGGAAGGTACGCAGAAATCTTCGCGAAGTCCTCTTCAGACGTTAGCGACGAAATGATGGTGATCAGCAACGTGATGACGTTTGACGACGATGTTAAGTACAAGTTGAGGTACTGGAATGACGGTGTAGCTAGTGAGTACTCCACCTTTTTCACGGCCAACGAGAAAGGTGAGCCGCGGCAGAGAAGTGATGGACTCAGGATGCAGGTTCTCAAGAGGGAACTGCAAGAAGAACTGCTTCAACCCGTTGTCGAAGCATGCAGCAAGGCGCAAGTGCCCCTCTGTCCGTGCGTGGCGAATGCTTACTTTTGTGGCAGCAGGGATTGCGTTTTCCCCGCAAAGGATGTTCCACTATCAATGGAGAGCGAGTTGGCTGAGTCGAGGCTCAGGGGGCGAATCAGGACGCGCTTCCCAGCCGCTAGTGTGGAGGAATACGAAAAGCGCTCCCTCGGCGCAGCGAAGCGTTTTCTATGCGAAGACCTGGAGTTTCTGACCTCGTTGTCTAGTGCGGCATTTGCCAGAAGTAAGGCCTTCTTCTCGGGCAGCACCTTTCAGCATGCGATAAGGGAAAGAAAAATCCGCGAGTTCCTCGAAAACCGTGAACTTATTTCTGCCGTCCTGAAGGGGCTCCTAAATCTGGAGGAATCGGAGACATCTCGACTCGACATGTCGATGCCCTGCCCCGTTCTGTACTGGATATTTGCTCCCATCATAAGAATGCTCAATGTGTGTTCAAGAGATAAGGCCAAACCAGACATGATGTGGGGCTCTGTTAATTTCTGGGACCCTCTCACTGAGTCACACTGTGCGACGCAGTTTCTCCAAAGTGACTATTACAAACCTGGAGACAGAATCTTCTTTGGCAGAGTTGTGAGGAATTGGCTATTAAGGCCCGGCAACGATCGTGTTCACACAGTCACCCAGCTTTTTCTGACCGATCCATGGAATAGAAAAATCATTGCTCTGGCCAGAAATCGCAATGTAATACCACCAGAACTTTGTTTACCCCCTGCCGAGGCTTCCGTTGTGTGCCAACTGGAGCTGCCCGAAGTCTACTCTGAGATAGCAGACTGGATGAACAAACACCGGCCCCGATATGAAGCCCGTGATCGAGTTCTTGGTGAAAAGGAGTCGATAGATTCTGTCATGGAATGGTACCTCTCTCCTATTGAGGAGGAAATGGTCTCTCAAGTCTCGGCTTTCTGCACCGAATTCAAGACGAAGCTAAAAGACACGTGCAATCTCCGGATAGAACGAACCGAGGGCGAAGTGAAACGCTTCCTCAGGGTACTGTTGGTTTTCGACCTCGTTGCCCCCGAAGATTGGAAATGGCTAGTTACGTACCCCTGCCTTATCTTCACGGGCACGCCAATTGGAGGGGTTTTTCTTGTGTTACGCGAACGACTCGACGCGCCCGTCGACAGGCTACTTCAGCATATGGTGAGCAGTGTTTTCGCCATACCGCAGGTCATGATCGACAAGCAGAGGGTTCTGGAGCAATCGCTACGTTCCGCTGTCGCCGCCATCATGGCCCGCAACATGTCGCATAACATCGGTAGTCACGTTTTGGCCGGGGTGAACATGAGTGACTCTTCATACGGTAGCTCGATGAAGTTGTTCAGCCGCTATCTTCAGGAGAGGATGGACTTTATTGCGGGAGTTACTGCAGGGTGGGCTGGAACCACGGAGAGCGTCTGGTTCTATGGTGAGCTACTCAACGGATTCTTGCAGAACGTTCCGCTGCTCGACTGGCTTGTCAGAAGTCACGGGTATTCGTGTGGCAACATTCACTTTGTCATGAATGGGCAACTAGCATCAAGGACAATCAATGACGGGAGGAGCGAGCCGATAGCTTGGTACAAGTACTATAGCGAGAAGCAGCCCATTGGGTTAGATGAAGCTCCTGTTGAGGACTTTCTCGTCGGTATCCCTCGAGGAAGGACCGGATGTCACGCTTTCTACACTATATTGGAGAACGTGATGCGGAATTCTGCGAAATACGGAGAGAAAGAAGAAGATCTAAGAGTTTTCATCAACTGCACTTTGGACGAGGAAAAGGGAGGCTGGGGGGTTGAGATTTTCGACAATCTAAGTCCAAACATAGAGCGTGGAGGCAAAGCGCTCGCTGCAAAGATCAACGATATGATACGAAAACCAGTGATTGACGAGACGACAGGGACGCCCAACTACGAGAACATGGGAATAGTGGAGATGAAAGAATGTGCAAGACTCTTAGCAGGGTCATCTGCGGATTCCTTGTATGTACGTGAGGACGCGGAGACGCGGTACTACATTTGGGCGGATGAAGATAGAAAGGATCGGCTTACGTACAAGTTCTACCTGGAGATGCCCAAGAATCTGCTGATTGTGGACCCCAGGGTAAGGGCTGTTCCCGCGAAATTGGGCATCCATAAGGCTGACTCTCAAGGCAGCCTGGCGTCTTCCAACCAATGCTATGCTCTGACCATACTCAGTGACAAAATGGCAAAGAACCAGGAGAGCAAGGCATGGCCTCAATGGTTCTGGCCTTACCGGGTTCTTGATGGATATGATGTCCCGGAGCAGTTCACGAAAGCACAGGTATTGGAGGAAGACTGGAAGGGCTTCATCCTATCAAGCTACAAGGACTGGTTTAAGACTTGGCGAGCGGGAAGACAAGAGAGGAGTGACCTTCCCGAGAGAAAGTATCACATTGTCATTTCCTTCGACGGGAGTGCCCGGGAATCAATCGCGAATCGCTGGCAAGGGATGACTCAATTGGAGGACTTGGTGCATCTCGACGTTGTGCTGACTGATGACGAGTCCAAACTGCTGAAGAAGCTTGCATACTGCTCGGCAGGCGGACAGGTCAACTCTATTGCCGAGCATGTCTGCCGAGGGAATGATGAGACTCTTGTCGTTTATGACAATCATGAAGTATTAAGTAGTGTATTCAAAAACGAAGGTTTCAGCATGGAACATCTGGCCATCCATCATAGCCTGACCGGGGACAGCGAGAAGGCGCTCAAGTTGTTTGCGTTACTGAGCTCACCTCCCAAAGACCCATTCTTGAAAGACTATCTGATCTTGTCGCTGCTTGAGACGGCTCTTGCCAAAGTTCTGGTTATTGATGAGCGAGTTGCTGAGAGTTTCATTGACGCCGGCAAGATCGACAATGACAGGATGGAGCATTTTCGCAAGAACCTTGGGATCTACATTCCCTTGAGCATTGATTTTGATGGTTCCGGCGGTCCGTTGTTTGTTTCAAAACCGGTCGAGAACGCCGTACGTGACTCGGCACTGCAGGAATACCAGTCAGCTTCTCTGCGGAGAAGGGGCTGGGCAGTGCTCAATAGTCTTACTCAGGAAGAAAAGGCCAGAGAATTCGACATCATTGTTATTCACCAGGGGATAGTAGATGAATGGATCGCTCCCCGGGCATCCGAGCCGAAGTGGTATCTGGGAGGTTATGAGACCGGTAGACACGTTGTTGTGACCTCCGGGCGCGGTCCTTTCATCAAGCATGTGCAGAAGGAATGGCCATTTCTCGATTTCTCGGTCATTAAGGCCAATCTGATCGACGACATATCCAAGTACCACTTGGTTAAGGCGCTGACGACAGCCAAGGGTGGACTAGCGCGATGA
- a CDS encoding ABC transporter ATP-binding protein encodes MKQPATDNPHSVTPDVPFAPRPSSQEILRIESIRAGYGKKEILRGITLEVSRGDLLALIGPNGAGKSTLLKVIAGFLEPSTGRVSFNGTDITGFSAHQRARVGIGYFMQGGRVFPSLTVLENLRTAGISLNEAELKKNVEQVLKLFPNLREMLGKRAGVLSGGERQALALSMVLVRRPVLMLLDEPSAGLSPKLVHEMLDKVTIVAKDWGTAIIMVEQNVLEALTVVGHAVALASGRLAMETKRPSEWLTNGKLEQLFLGSANKQFADSGESLLKKRSGT; translated from the coding sequence ATGAAACAACCCGCAACGGACAATCCACATTCCGTGACGCCGGACGTCCCTTTCGCCCCACGTCCCTCCTCCCAGGAGATTCTGCGGATCGAGTCCATCCGCGCCGGCTATGGCAAGAAGGAGATCCTTCGCGGCATCACACTTGAAGTCAGCCGCGGTGACCTCCTTGCCCTCATCGGCCCCAACGGTGCGGGCAAATCCACTCTACTGAAAGTCATCGCCGGATTCCTCGAGCCCTCAACCGGCCGAGTATCATTTAATGGCACTGATATCACCGGGTTCTCGGCCCACCAGCGCGCGCGGGTCGGAATCGGCTATTTCATGCAAGGCGGCCGGGTCTTCCCCAGTTTGACCGTGCTCGAGAATCTGCGCACGGCCGGCATATCATTGAACGAGGCTGAACTGAAAAAGAATGTGGAGCAGGTTTTGAAACTCTTTCCGAACCTGAGAGAGATGTTGGGGAAACGGGCCGGCGTTCTGTCCGGTGGGGAGCGACAGGCTTTGGCGCTTAGCATGGTGCTCGTGCGCCGACCGGTGTTAATGCTTCTGGACGAACCTTCGGCCGGGCTTTCCCCGAAACTTGTGCACGAAATGCTTGACAAAGTGACAATAGTCGCCAAAGATTGGGGCACTGCGATTATCATGGTCGAGCAGAACGTGCTAGAAGCGCTCACTGTGGTAGGACATGCGGTTGCTCTTGCCAGCGGTCGGTTAGCCATGGAAACGAAGAGACCCAGCGAGTGGCTTACGAATGGGAAACTGGAACAGCTCTTCCTAGGATCAGCGAACAAACAGTTTGCTGACTCTGGGGAGTCTCTTCTCAAGAAAAGGAGTGGGACGTGA